The Setaria italica strain Yugu1 chromosome IX, Setaria_italica_v2.0, whole genome shotgun sequence genome has a window encoding:
- the LOC101770817 gene encoding SWI/SNF complex subunit SWI3D isoform X3: MEPKPSSAAHGDAPAAEAPRRRGGGGKRKSSGSSFTPSKRQAKERNAAFHVPPHLLHSGPLTRAARQSPHKLSGTPPETGPASSAAAAGDGVSGGQGEVDAIRPEREETPAAEQPLVDEVFEAVRSRGAGVHVVPTFAGWFSWKEIHLVEKQTLPSFFNGKSEKRTPEVYLAIRNSIMVKFHANPQLQLESKDLAELSTGEADARQEVLEFLDHWGLINFHPFPPAGQEESKPEESQDNSHDEDKASLIEQLFKFEPVQSYIMPLPKKEDVGAPPPLPSLFPDPVLLEDVVAAAEPSVEYHCNSCSVDCSRKRYHCRTQADFDLCCDCYNEGKFDPGMAKTDFILMDSSEVSGASGTSWTDEETLLLLEGLEIFGGKWAEIAEHVATKTKAQCMLHFLQMQIEDRFHDGEDINQNTPGSTEQATTEKGIAETSEKMEVEDKEEGRDTVDEKVSEKTDGNCEETKPEGASAVENKDTQNSGGKDSAASPNTEEPKQSSDEHPIVKENSGDVDTSGEKLSNVALDILKSAFEAAGHSPEYQGSFAAAGNPVMALAAFLAGLVEDDNATTSCRSSLKAISEVSPALQLASRHCFILEDPPNDLKDIYVSVSNKSNKSTDGDQTKDEEMTQNSVDTEKKENNEKEDNSLSMEKHNNSSISHNDHQESDDKSISRDDCPVVEPKTSNAKESGDSTAIVDKSATDNTKGSNICASDPKQVKDKPSVEVEARDDSSSKGKDELNKTEDAVASPANVQEQKQSETLENGKMGEPNSIESVVANEEKGSGVTANQNDSITRLRRAAATAISAAAVKAKFLGDQEEYHIRRLTAMMIEKLFQKIEVKMSLFAEIEQVVLRTREYTEKTRKKLLLERNAIIAARMGALPSRPNQPGVAGSRLPPGYGNPAVRPPNAMPRPSS, translated from the exons ATGGAGCCCAAGCCGTCTTCGGCGGCGCACGGTGACGCGCCCGCGGCCGaggccccccgccgccgcggcggcggcggcaagcgcaAGTCGTCCGGGTCCTCGTTCACGCCGTCGAAGCGGCAGGCCAAGGAGAGGAACGCTGCCTTCCACGTGCCCCCGCACCTGCTGCACAGCGGGCCACtcacccgcgccgcgcgccagtCGCCGCACAAGCTCTCCGGCACGCCGCCGGAGACGGGGCCAGCGTCATCGGCGGCCGCAGCTGGGGATGGGGTGAGCGGCGGGCAGGGAGAGGTCGATGCGATCCGGCCCGAAAGAGAGGAGACGCCGGCAGCGGAGCAGCCGCTGGTGGATGAGGTGTTCGAGGCCGTCCGatcccgcggcgccggcgtccatgTGGTCCCTACCTTTGCTG GATGGTTTTCATGGAAAGAGATCCACCTGGTTGAGAAGCAGACCTTGCCCTCTTTTTTTAATGGCAAATCTGAGAAGCGGACACCTGAGGTCTATTTGGCGATTAGAAATTCCATTATGGTGAAGTTTCATGCCAATCCTCAGTTGCAGCTGGAGTCCAAAGATTTGGCTGAGTTGTCAACTGGGGAGGCCGATGCTCGGCAGGAAGTCTTGGAGTTCTTGGATCACTGGGGCTTGATAAATTTCCACCCATTTCCACCAGCTGGACAAGAGGAGAGTAAGCCTGAGGAGAGCCAAGACAATTCTCATGATGAGGATAAAGCTTCTTTGATCGAACAATTGTTTAAATTTGAACCAGTTCAATCATATATAATGCCTTTACCCAAGAAAGAAGATGTGGGAGCTCCACCCCCACTGCCTAGCTTGTTTCCTGATCCTGTACTTCTTGAAGATGTAGTTGCAGCAGCTGAGCCTTCTGTTGAGTACCACTGCAACTCCTGTTCAGTTGATTGCTCGCGGAAGCGATACCATTGTCGGACCCAG GCAGATTTTGACCTGTGTTGTGATTGCTATAATGAAGGAAAGTTCGATCCAGGCATGGCCAAAACTGATTTCATCCTCATGGATTCTTCAGAAGTTTCAGGTGCTAGTGGCACTAGTTGGACTGATGAAGAGACATTGCTTCTTTTAGAAGGTTTGGAAATTTTTGGTGGAAAATGGGCTGAGATTGCTGAACATGTTGCTACTAAAACAAAAGCGCAATGCATGTTGCACTTTCTTCAAATGCAAATCGAGGACCGCTTCCATGATGGCGAAGATATTAATCAAAACACCCCAGGAAGCACGGAACAAGCCACAACTGAGAAAGGCATTGCTGAAACATCTGAGAAAATGGAAGTTGAAGATAAAGAGGAAGGAAGAGATACCGTGGATGAGAAGGTCTCGGAGAAAACAGATGGAAACTGTGAAGAAACAAAACCTGAAGGTGCAAGTGCTGTTGAAAATAAAGATACTCAGAATTCAGGTGGCAAAGATTCAGCTGCATCTCCAAACACTGAAGAGCCAAAACAATCATCTGATGAGCACCCTATAGTAAAGGAGAATTCTGGAGATGTCGATACTTCTGGTGAAAAACTGTCGAATGTTGCTCTTGATATCCTAAAATCTGCATTCGAGGCTGCTGGTCACAGCCCAGAGTATCAAGGTTCATTTGCTGCTGCAGGAAACCCAGTTATGGCGCTA GCAGCATTTTTAGCTGGTCTTGTGGAAGATGATAACGCTACTACTTCATGCCGTAGTTCACTAAAAGCTATCTCTGAGGTGTCTCCTGCGCTTCAATTAGCTAGTAGGCACTGTTTTATTCTTGAGGATCCACCAAATGATCTGAAGGACATTTATGTTAGTGTAAG TAATAAAAGTAATAAAAGTACAGATGGTGATCAAACAAAAGATGAGGAGATGACCCAAAATTCAGTTGACACTGAGAAAAAAGAGAACAATGAGAAAGAAGATAATTCTTTATCTATGGAAAAGCATAATAATTCATCCATCTCACATAATGACCACCAAGAATCAGATGATAAGAGCATCTCACGTGATGATTGCCCCGTAGTGGAGCCCAAAACCAGTAATGCTAAGGAGTCAGGTGATTCAACTGCTATTGTGGATAAGAGTGCAACCGACAATACAAAAG GAAGTAACATATGTGCAAGTGATCCTAAACAAGTAAAGGACAAACCAAGTGTTGAGGTGGAGGCTCGTGATGATTCATCTTCAAAAGGCAAGGATGAGCTCAATAAGACTGAAGATGCAGTTGCTTCACCAGCTAACGTACAGGAACAAAAGCAAAGTGAAACATTGGAAAATGGCAAAATGGGAG AACCTAACAGCATCGAAAGTGTAGTTGCCAATGAAGAGAAGGGCTCTGGAGTTACCGCTAACCAGAATGATTCCATTACGAGGCTCAGACGAGCAGCAGCCACTGCTATTTCAGCAGCTGCTGTGAAAGCTAAATTTCTTGGTGATCAGGAGGAATATCATATTCGAAGGTTGACAGCAATGATGATCGAAAAGCTG TTCCAAAAGATAGAAGTGAAGATGTCATTATTTGCTGAGATTGAGCAGGTGGTCCTTCGAACAAGAGAGTACACCGAGAAGACCCGAAAGAAGCTCCTATTGGAGCGAAATGCGATAATTGCAGCTCGCATGGGGGCATTGCCATCTAGGCCAAATCAGCCTGGTGTAGCTGGAAGCAGATTACCGCCTGGATATGGCAACCCCGCTGTAAGGCCGCCAAACGCAATGCCACGGCCCAGCAGCTGA
- the LOC101770817 gene encoding SWI/SNF complex subunit SWI3D isoform X1: protein MEPKPSSAAHGDAPAAEAPRRRGGGGKRKSSGSSFTPSKRQAKERNAAFHVPPHLLHSGPLTRAARQSPHKLSGTPPETGPASSAAAAGDGVSGGQGEVDAIRPEREETPAAEQPLVDEVFEAVRSRGAGVHVVPTFAGWFSWKEIHLVEKQTLPSFFNGKSEKRTPEVYLAIRNSIMVKFHANPQLQLESKDLAELSTGEADARQEVLEFLDHWGLINFHPFPPAGQEESKPEESQDNSHDEDKASLIEQLFKFEPVQSYIMPLPKKEDVGAPPPLPSLFPDPVLLEDVVAAAEPSVEYHCNSCSVDCSRKRYHCRTQADFDLCCDCYNEGKFDPGMAKTDFILMDSSEVSGASGTSWTDEETLLLLEGLEIFGGKWAEIAEHVATKTKAQCMLHFLQMQIEDRFHDGEDINQNTPGSTEQATTEKGIAETSEKMEVEDKEEGRDTVDEKVSEKTDGNCEETKPEGASAVENKDTQNSGGKDSAASPNTEEPKQSSDEHPIVKENSGDVDTSGEKLSNVALDILKSAFEAAGHSPEYQGSFAAAGNPVMALAAFLAGLVEDDNATTSCRSSLKAISEVSPALQLASRHCFILEDPPNDLKDIYVSVSNKSNKSTDGDQTKDEEMTQNSVDTEKKENNEKEDNSLSMEKHNNSSISHNDHQESDDKSISRDDCPVVEPKTSNAKESGDSTAIVDKSATDNTKGLTCSVQDSVILDNVNECGLLASPVVVAGSNICASDPKQVKDKPSVEVEARDDSSSKGKDELNKTEDAVASPANVQEQKQSETLENGKMGEPNSIESVVANEEKGSGVTANQNDSITRLRRAAATAISAAAVKAKFLGDQEEYHIRRLTAMMIEKLFQKIEVKMSLFAEIEQVVLRTREYTEKTRKKLLLERNAIIAARMGALPSRPNQPGVAGSRLPPGYGNPAVRPPNAMPRPSS from the exons ATGGAGCCCAAGCCGTCTTCGGCGGCGCACGGTGACGCGCCCGCGGCCGaggccccccgccgccgcggcggcggcggcaagcgcaAGTCGTCCGGGTCCTCGTTCACGCCGTCGAAGCGGCAGGCCAAGGAGAGGAACGCTGCCTTCCACGTGCCCCCGCACCTGCTGCACAGCGGGCCACtcacccgcgccgcgcgccagtCGCCGCACAAGCTCTCCGGCACGCCGCCGGAGACGGGGCCAGCGTCATCGGCGGCCGCAGCTGGGGATGGGGTGAGCGGCGGGCAGGGAGAGGTCGATGCGATCCGGCCCGAAAGAGAGGAGACGCCGGCAGCGGAGCAGCCGCTGGTGGATGAGGTGTTCGAGGCCGTCCGatcccgcggcgccggcgtccatgTGGTCCCTACCTTTGCTG GATGGTTTTCATGGAAAGAGATCCACCTGGTTGAGAAGCAGACCTTGCCCTCTTTTTTTAATGGCAAATCTGAGAAGCGGACACCTGAGGTCTATTTGGCGATTAGAAATTCCATTATGGTGAAGTTTCATGCCAATCCTCAGTTGCAGCTGGAGTCCAAAGATTTGGCTGAGTTGTCAACTGGGGAGGCCGATGCTCGGCAGGAAGTCTTGGAGTTCTTGGATCACTGGGGCTTGATAAATTTCCACCCATTTCCACCAGCTGGACAAGAGGAGAGTAAGCCTGAGGAGAGCCAAGACAATTCTCATGATGAGGATAAAGCTTCTTTGATCGAACAATTGTTTAAATTTGAACCAGTTCAATCATATATAATGCCTTTACCCAAGAAAGAAGATGTGGGAGCTCCACCCCCACTGCCTAGCTTGTTTCCTGATCCTGTACTTCTTGAAGATGTAGTTGCAGCAGCTGAGCCTTCTGTTGAGTACCACTGCAACTCCTGTTCAGTTGATTGCTCGCGGAAGCGATACCATTGTCGGACCCAG GCAGATTTTGACCTGTGTTGTGATTGCTATAATGAAGGAAAGTTCGATCCAGGCATGGCCAAAACTGATTTCATCCTCATGGATTCTTCAGAAGTTTCAGGTGCTAGTGGCACTAGTTGGACTGATGAAGAGACATTGCTTCTTTTAGAAGGTTTGGAAATTTTTGGTGGAAAATGGGCTGAGATTGCTGAACATGTTGCTACTAAAACAAAAGCGCAATGCATGTTGCACTTTCTTCAAATGCAAATCGAGGACCGCTTCCATGATGGCGAAGATATTAATCAAAACACCCCAGGAAGCACGGAACAAGCCACAACTGAGAAAGGCATTGCTGAAACATCTGAGAAAATGGAAGTTGAAGATAAAGAGGAAGGAAGAGATACCGTGGATGAGAAGGTCTCGGAGAAAACAGATGGAAACTGTGAAGAAACAAAACCTGAAGGTGCAAGTGCTGTTGAAAATAAAGATACTCAGAATTCAGGTGGCAAAGATTCAGCTGCATCTCCAAACACTGAAGAGCCAAAACAATCATCTGATGAGCACCCTATAGTAAAGGAGAATTCTGGAGATGTCGATACTTCTGGTGAAAAACTGTCGAATGTTGCTCTTGATATCCTAAAATCTGCATTCGAGGCTGCTGGTCACAGCCCAGAGTATCAAGGTTCATTTGCTGCTGCAGGAAACCCAGTTATGGCGCTA GCAGCATTTTTAGCTGGTCTTGTGGAAGATGATAACGCTACTACTTCATGCCGTAGTTCACTAAAAGCTATCTCTGAGGTGTCTCCTGCGCTTCAATTAGCTAGTAGGCACTGTTTTATTCTTGAGGATCCACCAAATGATCTGAAGGACATTTATGTTAGTGTAAG TAATAAAAGTAATAAAAGTACAGATGGTGATCAAACAAAAGATGAGGAGATGACCCAAAATTCAGTTGACACTGAGAAAAAAGAGAACAATGAGAAAGAAGATAATTCTTTATCTATGGAAAAGCATAATAATTCATCCATCTCACATAATGACCACCAAGAATCAGATGATAAGAGCATCTCACGTGATGATTGCCCCGTAGTGGAGCCCAAAACCAGTAATGCTAAGGAGTCAGGTGATTCAACTGCTATTGTGGATAAGAGTGCAACCGACAATACAAAAGGTTTAACATGTTCCGTTCAAGATTCAGTTATTCTTGATAATGTGAACGAATGTGGTTTATTAGCTTCTCCAGTGGTTGTTGCAGGAAGTAACATATGTGCAAGTGATCCTAAACAAGTAAAGGACAAACCAAGTGTTGAGGTGGAGGCTCGTGATGATTCATCTTCAAAAGGCAAGGATGAGCTCAATAAGACTGAAGATGCAGTTGCTTCACCAGCTAACGTACAGGAACAAAAGCAAAGTGAAACATTGGAAAATGGCAAAATGGGAG AACCTAACAGCATCGAAAGTGTAGTTGCCAATGAAGAGAAGGGCTCTGGAGTTACCGCTAACCAGAATGATTCCATTACGAGGCTCAGACGAGCAGCAGCCACTGCTATTTCAGCAGCTGCTGTGAAAGCTAAATTTCTTGGTGATCAGGAGGAATATCATATTCGAAGGTTGACAGCAATGATGATCGAAAAGCTG TTCCAAAAGATAGAAGTGAAGATGTCATTATTTGCTGAGATTGAGCAGGTGGTCCTTCGAACAAGAGAGTACACCGAGAAGACCCGAAAGAAGCTCCTATTGGAGCGAAATGCGATAATTGCAGCTCGCATGGGGGCATTGCCATCTAGGCCAAATCAGCCTGGTGTAGCTGGAAGCAGATTACCGCCTGGATATGGCAACCCCGCTGTAAGGCCGCCAAACGCAATGCCACGGCCCAGCAGCTGA
- the LOC101770817 gene encoding SWI/SNF complex subunit SWI3D isoform X2, which yields MEPKPSSAAHGDAPAAEAPRRRGGGGKRKSSGSSFTPSKRQAKERNAAFHVPPHLLHSGPLTRAARQSPHKLSGTPPETGPASSAAAAGDGVSGGQGEVDAIRPEREETPAAEQPLVDEVFEAVRSRGAGVHVVPTFAGWFSWKEIHLVEKQTLPSFFNGKSEKRTPEVYLAIRNSIMVKFHANPQLQLESKDLAELSTGEADARQEVLEFLDHWGLINFHPFPPAGQEESKPEESQDNSHDEDKASLIEQLFKFEPVQSYIMPLPKKEDVGAPPPLPSLFPDPVLLEDVVAAAEPSVEYHCNSCSVDCSRKRYHCRTQADFDLCCDCYNEGKFDPGMAKTDFILMDSSEVSGASGTSWTDEETLLLLEGLEIFGGKWAEIAEHVATKTKAQCMLHFLQMQIEDRFHDGEDINQNTPGSTEQATTEKGIAETSEKMEVEDKEEGRDTVDEKVSEKTDGNCEETKPEGASAVENKDTQNSGGKDSAASPNTEEPKQSSDEHPIVKENSGDVDTSGEKLSNVALDILKSAFEAAGHSPEYQGSFAAAGNPVMALAAFLAGLVEDDNATTSCRSSLKAISEVSPALQLASRHCFILEDPPNDLKDIYVSVSNKSNKSTDGDQTKDEEMTQNSVDTEKKENNEKEDNSLSMEKHNNSSISHNDHQESDDKSISRDDCPVVEPKTSNAKESGDSTAIVDKSATDNTKVVVAGSNICASDPKQVKDKPSVEVEARDDSSSKGKDELNKTEDAVASPANVQEQKQSETLENGKMGEPNSIESVVANEEKGSGVTANQNDSITRLRRAAATAISAAAVKAKFLGDQEEYHIRRLTAMMIEKLFQKIEVKMSLFAEIEQVVLRTREYTEKTRKKLLLERNAIIAARMGALPSRPNQPGVAGSRLPPGYGNPAVRPPNAMPRPSS from the exons ATGGAGCCCAAGCCGTCTTCGGCGGCGCACGGTGACGCGCCCGCGGCCGaggccccccgccgccgcggcggcggcggcaagcgcaAGTCGTCCGGGTCCTCGTTCACGCCGTCGAAGCGGCAGGCCAAGGAGAGGAACGCTGCCTTCCACGTGCCCCCGCACCTGCTGCACAGCGGGCCACtcacccgcgccgcgcgccagtCGCCGCACAAGCTCTCCGGCACGCCGCCGGAGACGGGGCCAGCGTCATCGGCGGCCGCAGCTGGGGATGGGGTGAGCGGCGGGCAGGGAGAGGTCGATGCGATCCGGCCCGAAAGAGAGGAGACGCCGGCAGCGGAGCAGCCGCTGGTGGATGAGGTGTTCGAGGCCGTCCGatcccgcggcgccggcgtccatgTGGTCCCTACCTTTGCTG GATGGTTTTCATGGAAAGAGATCCACCTGGTTGAGAAGCAGACCTTGCCCTCTTTTTTTAATGGCAAATCTGAGAAGCGGACACCTGAGGTCTATTTGGCGATTAGAAATTCCATTATGGTGAAGTTTCATGCCAATCCTCAGTTGCAGCTGGAGTCCAAAGATTTGGCTGAGTTGTCAACTGGGGAGGCCGATGCTCGGCAGGAAGTCTTGGAGTTCTTGGATCACTGGGGCTTGATAAATTTCCACCCATTTCCACCAGCTGGACAAGAGGAGAGTAAGCCTGAGGAGAGCCAAGACAATTCTCATGATGAGGATAAAGCTTCTTTGATCGAACAATTGTTTAAATTTGAACCAGTTCAATCATATATAATGCCTTTACCCAAGAAAGAAGATGTGGGAGCTCCACCCCCACTGCCTAGCTTGTTTCCTGATCCTGTACTTCTTGAAGATGTAGTTGCAGCAGCTGAGCCTTCTGTTGAGTACCACTGCAACTCCTGTTCAGTTGATTGCTCGCGGAAGCGATACCATTGTCGGACCCAG GCAGATTTTGACCTGTGTTGTGATTGCTATAATGAAGGAAAGTTCGATCCAGGCATGGCCAAAACTGATTTCATCCTCATGGATTCTTCAGAAGTTTCAGGTGCTAGTGGCACTAGTTGGACTGATGAAGAGACATTGCTTCTTTTAGAAGGTTTGGAAATTTTTGGTGGAAAATGGGCTGAGATTGCTGAACATGTTGCTACTAAAACAAAAGCGCAATGCATGTTGCACTTTCTTCAAATGCAAATCGAGGACCGCTTCCATGATGGCGAAGATATTAATCAAAACACCCCAGGAAGCACGGAACAAGCCACAACTGAGAAAGGCATTGCTGAAACATCTGAGAAAATGGAAGTTGAAGATAAAGAGGAAGGAAGAGATACCGTGGATGAGAAGGTCTCGGAGAAAACAGATGGAAACTGTGAAGAAACAAAACCTGAAGGTGCAAGTGCTGTTGAAAATAAAGATACTCAGAATTCAGGTGGCAAAGATTCAGCTGCATCTCCAAACACTGAAGAGCCAAAACAATCATCTGATGAGCACCCTATAGTAAAGGAGAATTCTGGAGATGTCGATACTTCTGGTGAAAAACTGTCGAATGTTGCTCTTGATATCCTAAAATCTGCATTCGAGGCTGCTGGTCACAGCCCAGAGTATCAAGGTTCATTTGCTGCTGCAGGAAACCCAGTTATGGCGCTA GCAGCATTTTTAGCTGGTCTTGTGGAAGATGATAACGCTACTACTTCATGCCGTAGTTCACTAAAAGCTATCTCTGAGGTGTCTCCTGCGCTTCAATTAGCTAGTAGGCACTGTTTTATTCTTGAGGATCCACCAAATGATCTGAAGGACATTTATGTTAGTGTAAG TAATAAAAGTAATAAAAGTACAGATGGTGATCAAACAAAAGATGAGGAGATGACCCAAAATTCAGTTGACACTGAGAAAAAAGAGAACAATGAGAAAGAAGATAATTCTTTATCTATGGAAAAGCATAATAATTCATCCATCTCACATAATGACCACCAAGAATCAGATGATAAGAGCATCTCACGTGATGATTGCCCCGTAGTGGAGCCCAAAACCAGTAATGCTAAGGAGTCAGGTGATTCAACTGCTATTGTGGATAAGAGTGCAACCGACAATACAAAAG TGGTTGTTGCAGGAAGTAACATATGTGCAAGTGATCCTAAACAAGTAAAGGACAAACCAAGTGTTGAGGTGGAGGCTCGTGATGATTCATCTTCAAAAGGCAAGGATGAGCTCAATAAGACTGAAGATGCAGTTGCTTCACCAGCTAACGTACAGGAACAAAAGCAAAGTGAAACATTGGAAAATGGCAAAATGGGAG AACCTAACAGCATCGAAAGTGTAGTTGCCAATGAAGAGAAGGGCTCTGGAGTTACCGCTAACCAGAATGATTCCATTACGAGGCTCAGACGAGCAGCAGCCACTGCTATTTCAGCAGCTGCTGTGAAAGCTAAATTTCTTGGTGATCAGGAGGAATATCATATTCGAAGGTTGACAGCAATGATGATCGAAAAGCTG TTCCAAAAGATAGAAGTGAAGATGTCATTATTTGCTGAGATTGAGCAGGTGGTCCTTCGAACAAGAGAGTACACCGAGAAGACCCGAAAGAAGCTCCTATTGGAGCGAAATGCGATAATTGCAGCTCGCATGGGGGCATTGCCATCTAGGCCAAATCAGCCTGGTGTAGCTGGAAGCAGATTACCGCCTGGATATGGCAACCCCGCTGTAAGGCCGCCAAACGCAATGCCACGGCCCAGCAGCTGA
- the LOC101769996 gene encoding probable histone H2AXa, whose product MSSSGGRGKAKPATKSVSRSSKAGLQFPVGRIARYLKAGKYAERVGAGAPVYLSAVLEYLAAEVLELAGNAARDNKKNRIVPRHIQLAVRNDEELSKLLGTVTIAAGGVMPNIHQTLLPKKAGGHKGDIGSASQEF is encoded by the exons ATGAGTTCCTCCGGCGGCCGCGGGAAGGCGAAGCCGGCGACCAAGTCGGTGTCGCGGTCCTCCAAGGCCGGGCTCCAGTTCCCCGTCGGTCGCATCGCGCGGTACCTCAAGGCCGGCAAGTACGCGGAGCGCGTCGGCGCCGGGGCCCCCGTGTACCTCTCCGCCGTCCTCGAGTACCTCGCCGCCGAG GTGTTGGAGCTGGCCGGGAACGCGGCGAGGGACAACAAGAAGAACCGCATCGTGCCGCGCCACATCCAGCTGGCGGTGCGGAACGACGAGGAGCTGAGCAAGCTGCTGGGCACCGTGACGATCGCGGCCGGTGGCGTGATGCCCAACATCCACCAGACGCTGCTGCCCAAGAAGGCTGGCGGCCACAAGGGGGACATCGGCTCCGCTTCCCAGGAGTTCTGA